A single Anopheles maculipalpis chromosome 3RL, idAnoMacuDA_375_x, whole genome shotgun sequence DNA region contains:
- the LOC126561312 gene encoding unconventional myosin-Va isoform X1, protein MSSTELYVKDARVWIPHPETVWEGAVVAVDYKQDDKQLKLVTDRGVEHTVQLQSAADLPPLRNPAILIGQNDLTALSYLHEPDVLYNLEVRFCDRQAIYTYCGIVLVAINPYSELPLYGADLIRAYRGHAMGELEPHIFAVSEEAYAKLEREKCDISIIVSGESGAGKTVSAKYAMRYFAAVGGSESETQIEKKVLASSPIMEAIGNAKTTRNDNSSRFGKFTKLLFLNNHSMALSGGTMQTYLLEKSRVVFQAPGERNYHIFYQLCAGRDQWPELMLDHQDKFHFLNQGESPNINKLSDKDQFEDTLTALKTLGFDDGEIGDIMKVIASVLHLGNVVFNHRQKSQSQEVDSEACSIASNDLHLNVACDILQLDRAELRKWLVTRQIESMNDSVLIPMNKQTAEATRDALAKHIYAELFQHIVQKINRNLAGGKKQNCCFIGVLDIYGFETFDINSFEQFCINYANEKLQQQFNQHVFKLEQEQYLREGIEWKMIDFYDNQPCIDLIESKLGILDLLDEECRMPRGSDESWVGKLMEKCSKYKHFDRPRFGTSAFLIKHFSDTVQYESRGFLEKNRDTVSRELVSVLKASGMRLCQRLMLAQEEGHSEADAKSQAAGVKIMVSAARSQSSEKKKKPMTQKQQRKTVGSQFRESLTQLITTLHNTTPHYVRCIKPNDDKAPFKWEAPKIVQQLRACGVLETVRISAAGFPSRWKYEDFYERYRLLCKRMQIVDWHVKATCTNIVRNWLHDPDKYRLGNTQLFFRAGQVAYLEQVRSDTRKKHIIVVQSLIRRFICRRRYLRLKQTALGLQRHARGMLARKRADNLRKNRAAIKIQRYTRGWLQRKKYVQIRKAVLGLQTRARGYMARRKFHEVLDNYKATQIQRFCRGYLARRRYRARLANIIKCQAAIRRFLARRAFKKLKAEARTVAHIQKMYKGLENKIIELQQRHDVLSKENAGLKKQNLEVVEMRQKLEGMKRLENELKLLQLQLIQKDAKLILSIKQLEGERDEKMQLLEEKQREEEDRQREREAFEQELAKVRREVTEISAVTQIERARLVSQADTEEIHAAYQRTVKDKDALENENVALRQEVRRLQRVMADSHELKTHSRSVSNASSTNEEDYGYTSGRNTLDIRRASPHPYEGDVGSSLASVANGGSLVRGAQRSGSGSVSSNYSVSSTIVASHGERKDEKKHPFVDYERVYRTPPDSIGMLKEPSDSTVGESPEKDQTAIILRMRKLFEEEKSKSDQLRKELARLKKSSTFSTEDSIRASELEVENEKLRQDYNLLRNSIKRGVESREMDAQYGALQEELKRRREECISLKAVLAQQSQSLRSLGQTVNGETSLRIHDEGELMEAFQAQKLVNRQLESELRAITDANNETLVENNRIIDGLKSENGELQTILQQRVEQTGDEADLETLRQNEQYLRHELKKSTAAYVELQEQLNELLAKNNELLKKNNILSNRLRDHGLNDSILMNEEFHSMVAVAKKQTQSFQGILKYQQKDESKILQRLVTDLQPRVAVTLAPSLPAYVVFMCVRYTDLVNTDQLIKSLLTCFVQMLKRRYRGANSVEVRVMWLANTLTLHNLMKQFGGYEEYKKFNTDVQNAQQLKNFDLAEYRQVIHETIVSMYSVLIRQIQNSLKPYIVPAILHHDETARGKSRRTMSLDISPEQGRSEPELLVQQLDCLYNHLSSFGLEGCYIEQIFTQLMYYICAVSVNNLMLRGDLCMWKTGMKLRYNMGCLEGWVRTMKMAPDVMKPFLPLNQISSILQARKTEEDVHTLLELSTALSTAQVLKIIKSYKTDDCENQIKPAFIEKLTQQLNLRSEQRESDTYMMAEEMVSPLMVVFKYSEVNLEEIDIPPELNLDGLVTKI, encoded by the exons GATGCTCGTGTGTGGATTCCACATCCGGAAACAGTTTGGGAAGGTGCGGTGGTAGCCGTAGACTATAAACAGGACGACAAACAGCTCAAGCTAGTCACCGATCGTGGAGTAGAGCACACGGTACAGCTTCAAAGTGCAGCCGATCTTCCTCCCCTACGAAACCCGGCCATCCTGATCGGACAGAATGATCTCACCGCACTGTCCTACCTGCACGAGCCGGATGTGCTGTACAATCTGGAGGTACGGTTCTGTGACCGGCAGGCCATCTACACGTACTGTGGCATCGTTCTGGTTGCCATTAACCCTTACTCAGAGCTACCGCTGTATGGAGCCGATCTTATACGAGCCTACCGGGGACACGCGATGGGTGAACTGGAGCCACACATCTTCGCCGTATCCGAGGAAGCATACGCTAAGCTAGAGCGTGAAAAGTGTGACATCAGCATCATCGTGAGCGGTGAATCGGGTGCCGGTAAAACGGTTTCCGCCAAATATGCGATGCGATACTTTGCCGCCGTCGGTGGCAGCGAATCGGAAACGCAGATCGAGAAAAAGGTTCTCGCCAGCAGTCCCATCATGGAAGCGATCGGTAATGCAAAAACGACCCGGAACGACAACAGTTCCCGGTTCGGAAAGTTCACGAAGCTACTGTTTCTAAACAACCACTCGATGGCACTGAGCGGTGGTACGATGCAGACGTATCTGTTGGAGAAATCACGCGTCGTGTTTCAAGCGCCGGGCGAACGGAATTATCACATCTTCTATCAGCTGTGCGCGGGACGTGATCAATGGCCCGAGCTGATGCTGGATCATCAGGATAAGTTTCACTTTTTGAACCAGGGAGAATCGCCCAACATCAATAAGCTGTCGGATAAGGATCAGTTTGAGGATACACTCACGGCGCTCAAAACGCTCGGGTTTGATGATGGCGAGATTGGGGATATAATGAAGGTGATCGCCTCGGTACTGCACCTCGGTAACGTGGTGTTCAACCACAGACAGAAGAGTCAATCGCAGGAAGTGGACAGCGAGGCGTGTTCGATTGCTAGTAATGATCTACACCTAAACGTTGCCTGTGACATACTGCAGCTGGATCGGGCTGAGTTGCGAAAGTGGCTCGTAACGAGACAGATCGAGTCGATGAACGATAGTGTGCTGATTCCGATGAACAAACAGACGGCCGAAGCTACGCGCGATGCACTGGCCAAGCACATCTATGCGGAATTGTTTCAGCATATCGTGCAGAAGATAAACCGAAATTTAGCTGGTGGCAAGAAGCAGAACTGCTGCTTCATAG GCGTTCTCGACATCTACGGCTTTGAAACGTTCGATATTAACTCGTTCGAGCAGTTCTGCATTAATTACGCCAACGAGAAGCTACAGCAACAGTTTAATCAGCACGTGTTCAAGCTGGAACAGGAACAGTACCTGCGGGAAGGTATCGAGTGGAAGATGATCGACTTCTATGACAACCAACCGTGCATTGATCTGATCGAGTCGAAGCTTGGTATTTTGGATCTGCTAGATGAGGAGTGCCGAATGCCACGGGGCAGTGACGAGTCGTGGGTTGGCAAGTTGATGGAAAAGTGCAGCAAGTATAAACATTTTGATCGGCCCCGGTTCGGTACGAGTGCGTTCCTGATCAAACACTTTTCCGATACGGTGCAGTACGAATCGCGTGGCTTTTTGGAGAAGAACCGTGATACCGTGTCTCGGGAGCTTGTTAGCGTACTAAAAGCGTCCGGGATGCGACTGTGCCAGCGTTTGATGCTCGCGCAGGAGGAAGGTCATTCGGAAGCGGACGCCAAGTCACAGGCCGCCGGTGTTAAGATTATGGTTAGTGCGGCAAGAAGTCAG TCGtcggagaagaagaaaaag CCAATGACACAGAAACAGCAAAGGAAAACGGTCGGATCTCAATTTCGCGAGAGTTTAACTCAGCTGATAACCACGCTACACAACACGACGCCTCACTACGTGCGCTGTATCAAG CCAAACGATGACAAGGCACCGTTCAAATGGGAAGCACCGAAAATCGTACAACAGCTGCGCGCTTGTGGGGTGCTGGAAACGGTACGAATATCCGCCGCCGGTTTCCCATCGCGCTGGAAGTATGAGGACTTTTACGAACGCTACCGGTTACTCTGCAAACGAATGCAGATCGTCGACTGGCACGTGAAGGCAACTTGTACAAACATTGTGCGCAACTGGCTGCACGATCCGGATAAGTATCGGCTGGGCAACACACAGCTCTTCTTCCGTGCTGGACAGGTCGCTTACTTGGAGCAGGTTCGTAGCGATACGAGAAAGAAGCACATCATCGTGGTACAATCGCTGATTCGGCGTTTCATCTGCCGGAGACGGTATCTGAGGCTGAAGCAAACCGCGCTTGGATTGCAGCGGCACGCTCGTGGCATGTTGGCAAGAAA acgcGCTGATAATCTCCGGAAGAATCGTGCCGCCATCAAAATTCAACGCTACACACGCGGTTGGTTGCAGCGCAAAAAGTACGTACAGATACGTAAGGCCGTTTTGGGTCTGCAAACGCGTGCCCGTGGCTACATGGCACGGCGCAAGTTTCACGAAGTGTTGGACAACTATAAAGCCACCCAGATTCAGCGTTTCTGTCGCGGATATCTGGCCCGTCGTCGATACCGGGCTCGTTTGGCGAACATTATTAAATGTCAGGCCGCCATACGACGGTTCCTGGCGCGGCGTGCTTTCAAGAAGCTAAAGGCAGAGGCACGCACCGTAGCTCACATTCAGAAAATGTACAAGGGTCTCGAGAACAAGATCATTGAGCTGCAGCAACGACATGACGTACTGTCGAAGGAAAATGCCGGcctgaaaaagcaaaacttagAGGTGGTGGAGATGCGCCAAAAGCTCGAAGGCATGAAACGGTTGGAGAACGAATTGAAACTATTACAGCTACAGTTGATACAAAAAGACGCGAAGCTAATACTCTCGATAAAACAGTTAGAAGGCGAACGAGACGAAAAGATGCAACTGCTGGAAGAGAAACAGCGCGAAGAGGAAGATCGTCAGCGGGAACGGGAAGCGTTTGAGCAGGAGCTGGCTAAAGTTCGACGCGAGGTAACAGAGATCAGTGCCGTCACGCAGATCGAGCGTGCCCGGTTGGTGTCGCAGGCAGACACCGAAGAGATACACGCCGCCTACCAGCGCACGGTGAAGGATAAAGATGCgctggaaaatgaaaacgtgGCCCTGCGGCAAGAAGTTCGTCGGCTGCAGCGCGTTATGGCGGATTCGCATGAGCTGAAAACTCATTCACGTTCCGTCAGCAATGCGTCCAGCACGAACGAAGAAGACTATGGGTACACATCCGGACGGAACACGCTCGACATACGGCGGGCATCGCCCCATCCGTACGAAGGTGATGTCGGTAGTAGCCTCGCAAGTGTCGCTAATGGCGGGAGCCTTGTTCGGGGGGCTCAGCGCAGCGGCAGTGGTTCTGTTAGTAGTAATTATAGCGTTAGTAGTACAATTGTCGCTAGTCATGGTGAGCGGAAGGATGAGAAAAAGCATCCTTTCGTTGATTACGAACGGGTGTATCGAACACCGCCCGATTCAATCGGTATGCTGAAAG AACCGTCGGATTCGACTGTAGGAGAATCACCGGAAAAAGACCAAACGGCCATCATATTACGCATGCGAAAACTATTCGAGGAAGAAAAGTCCAAGAGCGATCAACTGCGTAAAGAGCTAGCCCGGCTAAAGAAATCTTCCACCTTCAGCACGGAAGACTCAATCCGTGCATCAGAGCTGGAGGTCGAGAATGAGAAGTTACGGCAAGATTATAATCTACTCCGCAACAGCATCAAGCGTGGCGTAGAATCGCGCGAAATGGACGCACAATACGGTGCGCTGCAAGAGGAACTGAAGCGCCGCCGTGAAGAGTGTATCTCACTGAAGGCTGTGCTAGCCCAGCAGAGTCAATCGTTGCGTTCCCTCGGCCAAACAGTAAACGGTGAAACTAGTCTCCGAATACACGACGAAGGTGAACTAATGGAAGCGTTCCAGGCGCAAAAATTAGTCAACCGACAGCTCGAATCGGAGCTGCGTGCTATAACGGATGCGAACAACGAAACGCTGGTGGAAAACAATCGCATTATCGATGGACTAAAGTCAGAAAACGGCGAGCTGCAGACGATCTTACAGCAACGGGTAGAGCAGACCGGGGACGAGGCTGATCTGGAGACGCTGCGTCAAAACGAACAGTATCTGCGGCATGAGCTGAAGAAATCGACCGCAGCGTATGTGGAGCTACAGGAACAGTTGAATGAGTTGCTGGCCAAGAACAACGAGCTGTTGAAGAAGAACAACATCTTGTCGAATCGATTGCGAGATCATGGTTTGAACGATTCCATTCTGATGAACGAAGAGTTCCACAGTATGGTGGCAGTTGCGAAGAAGCAAACGCAATCGTTCCAGGGCATTCTTAAGTACCAGCAGAAGGATGAAAGTAAGATTTTGCAACGGTTAGTAACGGATCTGCAGCCTCGAGTGGCGGTGACACTTGCTCCGAGTTTACCGGCGTACGtagtgtttatgtgtgtccGGTACACGGATCTAGTCAATACGGATCAGCTGATAAAGTCGTTGTTGACGTGCTTCGTGCAGATGCTGAAGCGTCGCTACCGTGGAGCGAACTCGGTGGAAGTGCGAGTCATGTGGCTGGCAAATACGCTCAC CCTGCACAACCTAATGAAGCAGTTTGGTGGTTACGAAGAATACAAAAAATTCAACACCGACGTACAGAACGCGCAGCAACTGAAAAACTTCGATTTGGCCGAGTACCGTCAGGTTATCCACGAAACGATCGTGTCGATGTACAGCGTACTGATACGGCAGATACAGAATAGCCTGAAGCCGTACATTGTGCCCGCCATTTTGCATCACGACGAAACGGCACGAGGCAAGAGTCGTCGTACGATGTCACTTGACATCTCACCGGAGCAGGGCCGTTCCGAACCGGAACTGCTCGTACAGCAGCTTGACTGTCTGTACAATCATTTGAGCAGCTTCGGGCTGGAAGGATGCTACATTGAGCAGATCTTTACGCAGTTGATGTACTACATCTGTGCCGTGTCGGTGAACAATTTGATGTTGCGCGGCGATCTCTGCATGTGGAAGACGGGCATGAAGCTGCGGTACAATATGGGCTGTCTGGAGGGATGGGTGCGCACGATGAAGATGGCCCCGGATGTGATGAAACCGTTCCTGCCGCTTAACCAGATCTCATCCATACTGCAGGCGCGTAAAACGGAGGAGGACGTTCATACACTGCTCGAGCTGAGTACGGCACTGTCGACGGCGCAGGTTTTGAAG aTTATTAAATCCTACAAGACGGATGATTGTGAAAATCAGATCAAGCCGGCATTCATAGAGAAGCTGACACAGCAGTTAAATCTTCGCTCGGAACAGCGTGAGTCTGACACGTATATGATGGCCGAGGAGATGGTTAGCCCGCTGATGGTAGTGTTCAAGTACAGTGAAGTGAATCTGGAGGAGATTGACATACCGCCCGAGCTGAATCTGGACGGATTGGTTACCAAGATCTAG
- the LOC126561312 gene encoding unconventional myosin-Va isoform X2 gives MSSTELYVKDARVWIPHPETVWEGAVVAVDYKQDDKQLKLVTDRGVEHTVQLQSAADLPPLRNPAILIGQNDLTALSYLHEPDVLYNLEVRFCDRQAIYTYCGIVLVAINPYSELPLYGADLIRAYRGHAMGELEPHIFAVSEEAYAKLEREKCDISIIVSGESGAGKTVSAKYAMRYFAAVGGSESETQIEKKVLASSPIMEAIGNAKTTRNDNSSRFGKFTKLLFLNNHSMALSGGTMQTYLLEKSRVVFQAPGERNYHIFYQLCAGRDQWPELMLDHQDKFHFLNQGESPNINKLSDKDQFEDTLTALKTLGFDDGEIGDIMKVIASVLHLGNVVFNHRQKSQSQEVDSEACSIASNDLHLNVACDILQLDRAELRKWLVTRQIESMNDSVLIPMNKQTAEATRDALAKHIYAELFQHIVQKINRNLAGGKKQNCCFIGVLDIYGFETFDINSFEQFCINYANEKLQQQFNQHVFKLEQEQYLREGIEWKMIDFYDNQPCIDLIESKLGILDLLDEECRMPRGSDESWVGKLMEKCSKYKHFDRPRFGTSAFLIKHFSDTVQYESRGFLEKNRDTVSRELVSVLKASGMRLCQRLMLAQEEGHSEADAKSQAAGVKIMVSAARSQSSEKKKKPMTQKQQRKTVGSQFRESLTQLITTLHNTTPHYVRCIKPNDDKAPFKWEAPKIVQQLRACGVLETVRISAAGFPSRWKYEDFYERYRLLCKRMQIVDWHVKATCTNIVRNWLHDPDKYRLGNTQLFFRAGQVAYLEQVRSDTRKKHIIVVQSLIRRFICRRRYLRLKQTALGLQRHARGMLARKRADNLRKNRAAIKIQRYTRGWLQRKKYVQIRKAVLGLQTRARGYMARRKFHEVLDNYKATQIQRFCRGYLARRRYRARLANIIKCQAAIRRFLARRAFKKLKAEARTVAHIQKMYKGLENKIIELQQRHDVLSKENAGLKKQNLEVVEMRQKLEGMKRLENELKLLQLQLIQKDAKLILSIKQLEGERDEKMQLLEEKQREEEDRQREREAFEQELAKVRREVTEISAVTQIERARLVSQADTEEIHAAYQRTVKDKDALENENVALRQEVRRLQRVMADSHELKTHSRSVSNASSTNEEDYGYTSGRNTLDIRRASPHPYEEPSDSTVGESPEKDQTAIILRMRKLFEEEKSKSDQLRKELARLKKSSTFSTEDSIRASELEVENEKLRQDYNLLRNSIKRGVESREMDAQYGALQEELKRRREECISLKAVLAQQSQSLRSLGQTVNGETSLRIHDEGELMEAFQAQKLVNRQLESELRAITDANNETLVENNRIIDGLKSENGELQTILQQRVEQTGDEADLETLRQNEQYLRHELKKSTAAYVELQEQLNELLAKNNELLKKNNILSNRLRDHGLNDSILMNEEFHSMVAVAKKQTQSFQGILKYQQKDESKILQRLVTDLQPRVAVTLAPSLPAYVVFMCVRYTDLVNTDQLIKSLLTCFVQMLKRRYRGANSVEVRVMWLANTLTLHNLMKQFGGYEEYKKFNTDVQNAQQLKNFDLAEYRQVIHETIVSMYSVLIRQIQNSLKPYIVPAILHHDETARGKSRRTMSLDISPEQGRSEPELLVQQLDCLYNHLSSFGLEGCYIEQIFTQLMYYICAVSVNNLMLRGDLCMWKTGMKLRYNMGCLEGWVRTMKMAPDVMKPFLPLNQISSILQARKTEEDVHTLLELSTALSTAQVLKIIKSYKTDDCENQIKPAFIEKLTQQLNLRSEQRESDTYMMAEEMVSPLMVVFKYSEVNLEEIDIPPELNLDGLVTKI, from the exons GATGCTCGTGTGTGGATTCCACATCCGGAAACAGTTTGGGAAGGTGCGGTGGTAGCCGTAGACTATAAACAGGACGACAAACAGCTCAAGCTAGTCACCGATCGTGGAGTAGAGCACACGGTACAGCTTCAAAGTGCAGCCGATCTTCCTCCCCTACGAAACCCGGCCATCCTGATCGGACAGAATGATCTCACCGCACTGTCCTACCTGCACGAGCCGGATGTGCTGTACAATCTGGAGGTACGGTTCTGTGACCGGCAGGCCATCTACACGTACTGTGGCATCGTTCTGGTTGCCATTAACCCTTACTCAGAGCTACCGCTGTATGGAGCCGATCTTATACGAGCCTACCGGGGACACGCGATGGGTGAACTGGAGCCACACATCTTCGCCGTATCCGAGGAAGCATACGCTAAGCTAGAGCGTGAAAAGTGTGACATCAGCATCATCGTGAGCGGTGAATCGGGTGCCGGTAAAACGGTTTCCGCCAAATATGCGATGCGATACTTTGCCGCCGTCGGTGGCAGCGAATCGGAAACGCAGATCGAGAAAAAGGTTCTCGCCAGCAGTCCCATCATGGAAGCGATCGGTAATGCAAAAACGACCCGGAACGACAACAGTTCCCGGTTCGGAAAGTTCACGAAGCTACTGTTTCTAAACAACCACTCGATGGCACTGAGCGGTGGTACGATGCAGACGTATCTGTTGGAGAAATCACGCGTCGTGTTTCAAGCGCCGGGCGAACGGAATTATCACATCTTCTATCAGCTGTGCGCGGGACGTGATCAATGGCCCGAGCTGATGCTGGATCATCAGGATAAGTTTCACTTTTTGAACCAGGGAGAATCGCCCAACATCAATAAGCTGTCGGATAAGGATCAGTTTGAGGATACACTCACGGCGCTCAAAACGCTCGGGTTTGATGATGGCGAGATTGGGGATATAATGAAGGTGATCGCCTCGGTACTGCACCTCGGTAACGTGGTGTTCAACCACAGACAGAAGAGTCAATCGCAGGAAGTGGACAGCGAGGCGTGTTCGATTGCTAGTAATGATCTACACCTAAACGTTGCCTGTGACATACTGCAGCTGGATCGGGCTGAGTTGCGAAAGTGGCTCGTAACGAGACAGATCGAGTCGATGAACGATAGTGTGCTGATTCCGATGAACAAACAGACGGCCGAAGCTACGCGCGATGCACTGGCCAAGCACATCTATGCGGAATTGTTTCAGCATATCGTGCAGAAGATAAACCGAAATTTAGCTGGTGGCAAGAAGCAGAACTGCTGCTTCATAG GCGTTCTCGACATCTACGGCTTTGAAACGTTCGATATTAACTCGTTCGAGCAGTTCTGCATTAATTACGCCAACGAGAAGCTACAGCAACAGTTTAATCAGCACGTGTTCAAGCTGGAACAGGAACAGTACCTGCGGGAAGGTATCGAGTGGAAGATGATCGACTTCTATGACAACCAACCGTGCATTGATCTGATCGAGTCGAAGCTTGGTATTTTGGATCTGCTAGATGAGGAGTGCCGAATGCCACGGGGCAGTGACGAGTCGTGGGTTGGCAAGTTGATGGAAAAGTGCAGCAAGTATAAACATTTTGATCGGCCCCGGTTCGGTACGAGTGCGTTCCTGATCAAACACTTTTCCGATACGGTGCAGTACGAATCGCGTGGCTTTTTGGAGAAGAACCGTGATACCGTGTCTCGGGAGCTTGTTAGCGTACTAAAAGCGTCCGGGATGCGACTGTGCCAGCGTTTGATGCTCGCGCAGGAGGAAGGTCATTCGGAAGCGGACGCCAAGTCACAGGCCGCCGGTGTTAAGATTATGGTTAGTGCGGCAAGAAGTCAG TCGtcggagaagaagaaaaag CCAATGACACAGAAACAGCAAAGGAAAACGGTCGGATCTCAATTTCGCGAGAGTTTAACTCAGCTGATAACCACGCTACACAACACGACGCCTCACTACGTGCGCTGTATCAAG CCAAACGATGACAAGGCACCGTTCAAATGGGAAGCACCGAAAATCGTACAACAGCTGCGCGCTTGTGGGGTGCTGGAAACGGTACGAATATCCGCCGCCGGTTTCCCATCGCGCTGGAAGTATGAGGACTTTTACGAACGCTACCGGTTACTCTGCAAACGAATGCAGATCGTCGACTGGCACGTGAAGGCAACTTGTACAAACATTGTGCGCAACTGGCTGCACGATCCGGATAAGTATCGGCTGGGCAACACACAGCTCTTCTTCCGTGCTGGACAGGTCGCTTACTTGGAGCAGGTTCGTAGCGATACGAGAAAGAAGCACATCATCGTGGTACAATCGCTGATTCGGCGTTTCATCTGCCGGAGACGGTATCTGAGGCTGAAGCAAACCGCGCTTGGATTGCAGCGGCACGCTCGTGGCATGTTGGCAAGAAA acgcGCTGATAATCTCCGGAAGAATCGTGCCGCCATCAAAATTCAACGCTACACACGCGGTTGGTTGCAGCGCAAAAAGTACGTACAGATACGTAAGGCCGTTTTGGGTCTGCAAACGCGTGCCCGTGGCTACATGGCACGGCGCAAGTTTCACGAAGTGTTGGACAACTATAAAGCCACCCAGATTCAGCGTTTCTGTCGCGGATATCTGGCCCGTCGTCGATACCGGGCTCGTTTGGCGAACATTATTAAATGTCAGGCCGCCATACGACGGTTCCTGGCGCGGCGTGCTTTCAAGAAGCTAAAGGCAGAGGCACGCACCGTAGCTCACATTCAGAAAATGTACAAGGGTCTCGAGAACAAGATCATTGAGCTGCAGCAACGACATGACGTACTGTCGAAGGAAAATGCCGGcctgaaaaagcaaaacttagAGGTGGTGGAGATGCGCCAAAAGCTCGAAGGCATGAAACGGTTGGAGAACGAATTGAAACTATTACAGCTACAGTTGATACAAAAAGACGCGAAGCTAATACTCTCGATAAAACAGTTAGAAGGCGAACGAGACGAAAAGATGCAACTGCTGGAAGAGAAACAGCGCGAAGAGGAAGATCGTCAGCGGGAACGGGAAGCGTTTGAGCAGGAGCTGGCTAAAGTTCGACGCGAGGTAACAGAGATCAGTGCCGTCACGCAGATCGAGCGTGCCCGGTTGGTGTCGCAGGCAGACACCGAAGAGATACACGCCGCCTACCAGCGCACGGTGAAGGATAAAGATGCgctggaaaatgaaaacgtgGCCCTGCGGCAAGAAGTTCGTCGGCTGCAGCGCGTTATGGCGGATTCGCATGAGCTGAAAACTCATTCACGTTCCGTCAGCAATGCGTCCAGCACGAACGAAGAAGACTATGGGTACACATCCGGACGGAACACGCTCGACATACGGCGGGCATCGCCCCATCCGTACGAAG AACCGTCGGATTCGACTGTAGGAGAATCACCGGAAAAAGACCAAACGGCCATCATATTACGCATGCGAAAACTATTCGAGGAAGAAAAGTCCAAGAGCGATCAACTGCGTAAAGAGCTAGCCCGGCTAAAGAAATCTTCCACCTTCAGCACGGAAGACTCAATCCGTGCATCAGAGCTGGAGGTCGAGAATGAGAAGTTACGGCAAGATTATAATCTACTCCGCAACAGCATCAAGCGTGGCGTAGAATCGCGCGAAATGGACGCACAATACGGTGCGCTGCAAGAGGAACTGAAGCGCCGCCGTGAAGAGTGTATCTCACTGAAGGCTGTGCTAGCCCAGCAGAGTCAATCGTTGCGTTCCCTCGGCCAAACAGTAAACGGTGAAACTAGTCTCCGAATACACGACGAAGGTGAACTAATGGAAGCGTTCCAGGCGCAAAAATTAGTCAACCGACAGCTCGAATCGGAGCTGCGTGCTATAACGGATGCGAACAACGAAACGCTGGTGGAAAACAATCGCATTATCGATGGACTAAAGTCAGAAAACGGCGAGCTGCAGACGATCTTACAGCAACGGGTAGAGCAGACCGGGGACGAGGCTGATCTGGAGACGCTGCGTCAAAACGAACAGTATCTGCGGCATGAGCTGAAGAAATCGACCGCAGCGTATGTGGAGCTACAGGAACAGTTGAATGAGTTGCTGGCCAAGAACAACGAGCTGTTGAAGAAGAACAACATCTTGTCGAATCGATTGCGAGATCATGGTTTGAACGATTCCATTCTGATGAACGAAGAGTTCCACAGTATGGTGGCAGTTGCGAAGAAGCAAACGCAATCGTTCCAGGGCATTCTTAAGTACCAGCAGAAGGATGAAAGTAAGATTTTGCAACGGTTAGTAACGGATCTGCAGCCTCGAGTGGCGGTGACACTTGCTCCGAGTTTACCGGCGTACGtagtgtttatgtgtgtccGGTACACGGATCTAGTCAATACGGATCAGCTGATAAAGTCGTTGTTGACGTGCTTCGTGCAGATGCTGAAGCGTCGCTACCGTGGAGCGAACTCGGTGGAAGTGCGAGTCATGTGGCTGGCAAATACGCTCAC CCTGCACAACCTAATGAAGCAGTTTGGTGGTTACGAAGAATACAAAAAATTCAACACCGACGTACAGAACGCGCAGCAACTGAAAAACTTCGATTTGGCCGAGTACCGTCAGGTTATCCACGAAACGATCGTGTCGATGTACAGCGTACTGATACGGCAGATACAGAATAGCCTGAAGCCGTACATTGTGCCCGCCATTTTGCATCACGACGAAACGGCACGAGGCAAGAGTCGTCGTACGATGTCACTTGACATCTCACCGGAGCAGGGCCGTTCCGAACCGGAACTGCTCGTACAGCAGCTTGACTGTCTGTACAATCATTTGAGCAGCTTCGGGCTGGAAGGATGCTACATTGAGCAGATCTTTACGCAGTTGATGTACTACATCTGTGCCGTGTCGGTGAACAATTTGATGTTGCGCGGCGATCTCTGCATGTGGAAGACGGGCATGAAGCTGCGGTACAATATGGGCTGTCTGGAGGGATGGGTGCGCACGATGAAGATGGCCCCGGATGTGATGAAACCGTTCCTGCCGCTTAACCAGATCTCATCCATACTGCAGGCGCGTAAAACGGAGGAGGACGTTCATACACTGCTCGAGCTGAGTACGGCACTGTCGACGGCGCAGGTTTTGAAG aTTATTAAATCCTACAAGACGGATGATTGTGAAAATCAGATCAAGCCGGCATTCATAGAGAAGCTGACACAGCAGTTAAATCTTCGCTCGGAACAGCGTGAGTCTGACACGTATATGATGGCCGAGGAGATGGTTAGCCCGCTGATGGTAGTGTTCAAGTACAGTGAAGTGAATCTGGAGGAGATTGACATACCGCCCGAGCTGAATCTGGACGGATTGGTTACCAAGATCTAG